One part of the Chlamydia suis genome encodes these proteins:
- a CDS encoding virulence factor encodes MVNYSNCHFIRSPIHLENQKFGRRPGRSIKISPELSKNGLVEVIGLDFLSSHYHALAAIQRLLTATNYKGNTKGVVLSRESNSFQFEGWIPRIKFTKTEFLEAYGVKRYKTSRNKYEFSGKEAETALEALYHLGHQPFLIVATRTRWNNGSQIVDRYQTLSPIIRIYEGWEGLTDEENDDIYLTPFNSPSTRKHKGFVVEPCPILVDQIDSYFVVKPANVYQEIKMRFPNASKYAYTFIDWIITAAAKKKRKITRDNSWPENMFLNVSVKSLAYILRMNRYIITRNWKKIELAVDRCIEIAIQLGWLSRRKQIEFMDSSKLSRKEILYLNKERFEEITKQSKEQMEQIEQTEHN; translated from the coding sequence ATGGTAAATTACAGCAATTGTCACTTCATTAGAAGTCCTATCCATTTGGAGAATCAGAAATTTGGTAGAAGACCGGGGCGCTCGATTAAGATATCTCCAGAGCTATCTAAGAACGGATTAGTTGAAGTTATTGGGCTTGATTTTCTTTCTTCTCATTACCATGCACTAGCGGCTATTCAAAGATTGCTTACGGCAACAAACTATAAAGGAAATACAAAAGGCGTTGTTTTATCAAGAGAATCGAATAGCTTCCAATTCGAAGGATGGATTCCTAGAATTAAATTTACAAAAACAGAGTTTTTAGAAGCCTATGGCGTTAAGCGATACAAGACGTCCAGAAACAAGTATGAATTTAGTGGTAAAGAAGCCGAAACCGCGTTAGAAGCTCTATACCATTTAGGACACCAACCTTTTTTGATAGTGGCAACAAGAACTAGATGGAATAATGGATCACAAATAGTTGATCGCTACCAAACTCTTTCTCCTATTATTAGAATCTATGAAGGGTGGGAAGGATTAACAGATGAAGAAAATGATGATATCTATTTAACCCCATTTAATTCGCCATCAACCAGAAAACATAAGGGGTTCGTTGTAGAACCTTGTCCCATTTTGGTAGACCAAATAGACTCTTATTTTGTTGTTAAGCCTGCCAATGTATATCAAGAAATCAAAATGCGATTTCCAAACGCATCGAAATATGCCTACACGTTTATCGACTGGATAATTACCGCTGCAGCTAAAAAGAAAAGAAAAATAACCAGAGACAATTCTTGGCCAGAAAACATGTTTTTGAACGTTAGCGTCAAAAGTCTTGCTTATATTCTAAGGATGAATCGATACATTATCACAAGAAACTGGAAAAAAATTGAATTAGCTGTTGATAGATGTATAGAAATAGCAATTCAATTGGGGTGGCTTTCTAGGAGAAAGCAAATAGAATTTATGGATTCATCCAAACTTTCCAGAAAAGAAATTCTTTATTTAAACAAAGAACGTTTCGAAGAAATAACAAAACAATCAAAAGAGCAAATGGAACA